DNA from Candidatus Stygibacter australis:
GCAAGCTGGTTAAACACTTATGCTCAGGGCAATTGCGGAGAGCACACGATCCTCAGCATCACCATTAATGCCATGCAATATGAGCCCGGGAGCAGAACTGCTTATATCCCCGCATCCTTTGATATCAATATCGAGACATCATCAGGCGAAACTCCAGAATTCAGTGATAATCTGGCAGTGGCAGAAGTGCTGGAAGCCCTGGGATTAGATCGCCCACCAGTGCGTGAAAATACCGGTTATCTGGCAATCGCCCCACTGATGTTCCAGAATTCATTGATGCCGTTATTAGATTGGCGAAGAGAACAGGGATATGATGTATATTTTCGCACAACTGGAGAAATATTCGCAGAATATGAAGGTGAAGATCTGCAGGCTAAAATAAGGGCATGCATCAGCGATATGCAGCAAACTTATGGGATAACCTATGTTACGCTGGCTGCTGATCATCAGCATATTCCGGCAAGATATGCTTATGCTTTTGATTGCGCCTATGGAGCTCATGAAGGTGAAAATGATCTGGCAAGTGATATGTATTACAGTTGCCTGGATGGCAATTGGAATGCTGATGCTGATACACTGTATGGAGAGGATGAAGATGAGGTGGATTTATATCCTGAAGTATTTGTAGGTAGAATTCCAGTAAATACGTCAGGCGAGATGACAGCCTATATCAGTAAGCTTTTGCAATATGAAAAAGGATTGATAACCGATTATAATCGGGCTGGCGGGTTAAGTATGGAGCTTTGGGACGGCTCAGCCAGCGAGCAATGTCAGGAGTATATATATGATCACTTTTTCCCGGACAATTATGAGATAAATTTTTTGTATGGAGATGATAACAACGAGGAAAACGCCTTTGCCATGCTTTCTGATGGACAGAATATAGTCCAGCACACGGGTCATGCCTGGATCAATGTCCTGGCTCTAGAGAATTATGGACATATTTATGTCTATAATGTTCCAGACCTTACGAATGACTGGGGAGGTATGTTCTATTCGATCGGCTGCTGGTCAAATGCTTTTGACAGTGAATCAATTGGAGAGACATTTGTGCGGGAACAGGATCGCTGTTTTTTGGGATATATAGGTAATTCATCTTATGGCTGGGGCTCCCCTTCAGCACCTCAATTCGGTTTCTCAGAGTTTTATCAAACAGAATTTTTCCGTCTCCTGTTTCAGGGAGATGATAATACCAAAGTGCTGGGAGCAGTTCAGGCATTACAGAAACTTGCCTTTATCCCTTATTATGAGGGAACTTCTATCTATAAATGGGTAGGATATGAATTAAATCTCTGCGGAGATGCAGCTGCTATGCTATTTACTGATAATCCACCGGAGATGGATATTACTGCTAATCATACTGAGGATAATATTTATATCCAGGTGAAAGGGACTGATAATGAGTCATTAGCAGGAGCAGTGATCACATTCAGCGAACAGCAGTGGTTTACTGATGGTGACGGATTAGCTATCTTGCCATGGGTGAGTAGCACAGAAGAAAGTTATCAGATCTATGCCAGGGGATATCAGCAATATACTTTAGGTATGGAAGAAGTCCAGACTCAGCCAGTATTAGATGTGAGTGGAATACCTGCCCTGATTGAGCTGGAAACAGAATATGAACTGGGAATGCAAGTTATAAATCCTGGCGAAGACATTATCAGTTTCAGACTTGCAGCTACTTCTGAGCCAGATGATATAGAGATAATCTATGATCCTGAAACAGTTTATAATGTGGCAGGAGAAAATTCGCTAACTATTGACCCATTGGTTATCAGGCTTGACAGTGCACCAAACTATGCAAATGGCAGTACATTCGGACTTGAGCTGCAATTGATTGATTTGTATGAAAACCTGATAACTGCTACAGAAATAAACCTGGAATTGCTGACGGCTGATCTCTCCCTGGAGATGGTTGACTGGCAGGAAGATGGGCTTATTGCCGGAGCAACAATGCCAGTTAGTTTGATATTTGGCAATCAGGTAGATCTATCAGAGATAAATTCTTTCGAACTGGAAATCACTGGAGATGAGATGGCGATGTTCAATTTTTCTCCTTCAATTATTTCAGTAGAAATCGATGAACTTTCTCAAGGAGAAGATATAGAAGTTTCCAGTGATCTGGAAATTAGCTCTGACTTGCCGGATAATTATTATGGTATCGTATCTGTAGAGCTTTATATTGAGTGGGCAGGTGCTAAGTCATGGCACAAATTATATAATTTTGTCCTTGGTAATGGGAATCTACAGCTTTCAGAAGATTTTGAAAATGGAATAAGCTGGGAAGGAGATGACCAGTGGCAGGAGAATAGCACTTATGCTTATAATGGATTAAATTCGCTTTCATGTCGTCCCGCAGAAGTGGGAAATTATCTTTTAAATACGCCGGTATTAACCTGGGCACCGGGCACTGAAGTATCATTCTGGTATCGTGGTAAGATGCCGATGTATGGAGGTGATGGTTTCTTTTTGAAACTGGTGGCAGGTGAAGAGGAAGAAGTTATCATATTTCTGGGTTCAGGAGGAGCACTGAGTAATGATACCGGCAGACCTATGCCGGAAGTTTACATAGAAAATGACTGGGTACACTATCAATTTGATCTGGAAAATCAGCTGATCAATCCTCCTGAAGCTGGAGAGAATTATCACCTGGTATTTGATTTTAATTATTCAGAGGTGATAGAAGATTTTAGTGAATATGCCACTATGGATGATATTGGAGTATTTATAGATGATTTCAAAGTGGAACAGACAGAATTTGTAGCAGAAAACAGTGAAAATAACATTCCAGAGGCATCATTGCTTTCATATCCTAATCCCTATCTGTTTGATGAAAGTCGTAAGCCACTAATGATCAGCTTCAATCTAACTGATCCTGGCAATGTGAAAGTTGCCCTTTATGATATAAAAGGGAGAAAACTTGCTGAGATAATAGACAGCAGTTTTCAGGCGGGAAATCATACAATCACTTGGCAGCCGCAATCACAGCTTTCTACAGGTATATATTTTATTAAGCTGCGCAGCCCGGATAAAAGCAGTATTAGCAAAGTTCTCTTTTTACATTAGTATATATGCGAGGTTAAATATGGATAAAAAAACAGATCTGGCAGAAGCAGCAGAAAAGGCAGCTCTTAAGGCCTATTCACCCTATTCAGGGTTTAAAGTAGGGGCAGCAATAATGACAGAAAGCGGAGAGATTTTCACTGGCTGCAATGTGGAAAATTCCTCCTACGGATTAACGGTATGTGCAGAGCGAATAGCACTTTTTAATGCTATCACAGCAGGGTATCAGAAATTTTCTGAAATTGTGATATATACTGATACGGAAAAAGCATTTTATCCTTGTGGAGCCTGCCGTCAGGTACTGGCAGAATTCAATCCTCAACTTGAAGTGAGTGTGGTCTGGAAAAATGGAAAAGAAACCATGAAGCTTCAAGATTTATT
Protein-coding regions in this window:
- a CDS encoding C25 family cysteine peptidase; translation: MLKKITLILLLVISIQLIALTGSVDNLSLELSRSQDYSVLQSGTETIYQQEPGAPAIPQLGFFMELAAGSEVRSIEVIPQGMETLELDKPLLPVQQAVPYSQEAGEFIEPKAEYYSRSIYPASWLNTYAQGNCGEHTILSITINAMQYEPGSRTAYIPASFDINIETSSGETPEFSDNLAVAEVLEALGLDRPPVRENTGYLAIAPLMFQNSLMPLLDWRREQGYDVYFRTTGEIFAEYEGEDLQAKIRACISDMQQTYGITYVTLAADHQHIPARYAYAFDCAYGAHEGENDLASDMYYSCLDGNWNADADTLYGEDEDEVDLYPEVFVGRIPVNTSGEMTAYISKLLQYEKGLITDYNRAGGLSMELWDGSASEQCQEYIYDHFFPDNYEINFLYGDDNNEENAFAMLSDGQNIVQHTGHAWINVLALENYGHIYVYNVPDLTNDWGGMFYSIGCWSNAFDSESIGETFVREQDRCFLGYIGNSSYGWGSPSAPQFGFSEFYQTEFFRLLFQGDDNTKVLGAVQALQKLAFIPYYEGTSIYKWVGYELNLCGDAAAMLFTDNPPEMDITANHTEDNIYIQVKGTDNESLAGAVITFSEQQWFTDGDGLAILPWVSSTEESYQIYARGYQQYTLGMEEVQTQPVLDVSGIPALIELETEYELGMQVINPGEDIISFRLAATSEPDDIEIIYDPETVYNVAGENSLTIDPLVIRLDSAPNYANGSTFGLELQLIDLYENLITATEINLELLTADLSLEMVDWQEDGLIAGATMPVSLIFGNQVDLSEINSFELEITGDEMAMFNFSPSIISVEIDELSQGEDIEVSSDLEISSDLPDNYYGIVSVELYIEWAGAKSWHKLYNFVLGNGNLQLSEDFENGISWEGDDQWQENSTYAYNGLNSLSCRPAEVGNYLLNTPVLTWAPGTEVSFWYRGKMPMYGGDGFFLKLVAGEEEEVIIFLGSGGALSNDTGRPMPEVYIENDWVHYQFDLENQLINPPEAGENYHLVFDFNYSEVIEDFSEYATMDDIGVFIDDFKVEQTEFVAENSENNIPEASLLSYPNPYLFDESRKPLMISFNLTDPGNVKVALYDIKGRKLAEIIDSSFQAGNHTITWQPQSQLSTGIYFIKLRSPDKSSISKVLFLH
- a CDS encoding cytidine deaminase, with translation MDKKTDLAEAAEKAALKAYSPYSGFKVGAAIMTESGEIFTGCNVENSSYGLTVCAERIALFNAITAGYQKFSEIVIYTDTEKAFYPCGACRQVLAEFNPQLEVSVVWKNGKETMKLQDLLPKQFRL